Sequence from the Flavobacteriales bacterium genome:
GATGCTCGGTCATTACGGAGCCGAAGGTGTTGCTGCTGACATGGAAGCGGAATGGTTCGCCAGTTTGGAAACACTGAAGCGTTTTGACCTGATCGATAGTGAGCAGTTTCTGAATGAACAATTGAGTTCAGGAAAATCCATTTTGGCAGAAGGTGCGCAAGGCTCGCTGCTTGATATTGACTTCGGCTCATATCCATTCGTTACTTCTTCCAACACGGTCTGTGCCGGTGCCTGTACAGGTTTGGGTGTGGCTCCAAACCGTATTGGAAATGTGATCGGCATTTTCAAAGCCTACTGTACTCGTGTTGGTTCTGGTCCATTCCCCACGGAGTTGTTTGATGAGGTTGGTGAAAAACTGTGCGAGATCGGTCACGAATATGGCTCGACAACCGGACGAAAAAGACGTTGCGGTTGGTTGGATCTTCCTGCATTGAAATACGCCATCATGATCAACGGTGTAACCGAACTGAACATGATGAAAACCGATGTGATGGACACGTTCGATACGATCAACGTGTGCACCCAATACAAGATAAATGGCGAACTAACCGAACATCTTCCTTTCGACCTGAATGAAGAGGTAGAGCCGATTTACACAGAAATGAAAGGTTGGAAAACCGACCTGACCAAACTGACACAGGGAAATGAACTTCCACAGGAACTACAGGAATACATCGCTTTCATAGAAGCTGAGGTCGGTGTTCCCGTATCGGTCGTATCGGTCGGTCCGGATAGAGAACAAACCTTGTTTCAGAACGTTAGTTCAGTAACCGCT
This genomic interval carries:
- a CDS encoding adenylosuccinate synthase; this encodes MKKVDVLLGLQWGDEGKGKIVDVLTPKYDVIARFQGGPNAGHTLEFEGIKHVLHTIPSGIFRENAINVVGNGVVIDPIIFKKEIDKLEERGIDATKRLKISKKAHLILPSHRLLDAASEAAKGKSKIGSTLKGIGPTYMDKTGRNGLRVGDTLLVNFQEKYGFLKEKHEQMLGHYGAEGVAADMEAEWFASLETLKRFDLIDSEQFLNEQLSSGKSILAEGAQGSLLDIDFGSYPFVTSSNTVCAGACTGLGVAPNRIGNVIGIFKAYCTRVGSGPFPTELFDEVGEKLCEIGHEYGSTTGRKRRCGWLDLPALKYAIMINGVTELNMMKTDVMDTFDTINVCTQYKINGELTEHLPFDLNEEVEPIYTEMKGWKTDLTKLTQGNELPQELQEYIAFIEAEVGVPVSVVSVGPDREQTLFQNVSSVTA